One part of the Diceros bicornis minor isolate mBicDic1 chromosome 38, mDicBic1.mat.cur, whole genome shotgun sequence genome encodes these proteins:
- the GPR25 gene encoding probable G-protein coupled receptor 25, producing MRPTEPWSPSPGTASWDYSGSGALEELELCPSGDLPYAYAYVPALYLAAFAVGLPGNAFVLWLLAGRRGPRRLVDTFVRHLAAADLGLVLTLPLWAVAAARGGRWPFGEGLCKLSSFALAGTRCAGALLLAALSVARALAVGARARRSPRRVRAVCCGAWALALLAGLPSLASRGLQPLPGGRGSQCGEEPSDAVQGLGLLLLLLTCALPLAVSLLCYCRVSCRLRRPPALGRARGRSLRIIFAVEGAFVGSWLPFGALRAVFHLARLGALPLRCRLLLALRWGLTLATCLAFVNSCANPLIYLLLDRAFRARARLWACGRADRLARAVSSASSLSRDDGPPFWSSSSGGGRARTASRAAAAL from the coding sequence ATGCGCCCCACGGAGCCCTGGAGCCCCAGCCCGGGGACTGCGTCCTGGGACTACTCGGGCTCCGGCGCCCTCGAGGAGCTGGAGCTGTGCCCGTCGGGAGACCTGCCCTACGCCTACGCCTATGTGCCCGCGCTCTACCTGGCGGCCTTCGCTGTGGGCCTGCCGGGCAACGCCTTCGTGCTCTGGCTGCTGGCCGGGCGGCGCGGGCCGCGGCGGCTCGTGGACACCTTCGTGCGGCACCTGGCGGCCGCCGACCTAGGCCTGGTGCTCACGCTGCCTCTGTGGGCCGTGGCGGCGGCGCGCGGCGGCCGCTGGCCCTTTGGCGAGGGTCTCTGCAAGCTCAGCAGCTTCGCGCTGGCCGGCACGCGCTGCGCCGGCGCCCTGCTGCTGGCCGCGCTGAGCGTGGCGCGCGCCCTGGCCGTGGGCGCACGGGCCCGGCGCTCACCCCGCCGCGTGCGCGCCGTGTGCTGCGGCGCCTGGGCGCTGGCGCTGTTGGCCGGCCTGCCCTCGCTGGCCTCGCGGGGGCTGCAGCCCCTGCCCGGCGGCCGCGGCAGCCAGTGCGGCGAGGAACCCTCGGACGCCGTGCagggcctgggcctgctgctgctgctgctcaccTGCGCGCTGCCCCTGGCCGTCAGCCTCCTGTGCTACTGCCGCGTGTCGTGCCGCCTGCGCCGCCCTCCCGCCCTGGGCCGGGCCCGCGGGCGCTCGCTGCGCATCATCTTCGCCGTGGAAGGCGCCTTTGTGGGCTCCTGGCTGCCCTTCGGCGCACTGCGGGCCGTCTTCCACCTGGCGCGTCTCGGGGCGCTGCCGCTGCGCTGCCGCCTGCTGCTGGCGCTGCGCTGGGGCCTCACCCTCGCCACCTGCCTGGCCTTCGTCAACAGCTGCGCCAACCCGCTCATCTACCTGCTGCTGGACCGCGCCTTCCGCGCCCGCGCGCGGCTCTGGGCTTGCGGGCGCGCCGACCGCCTGGCGCGCGCGGTCAGCTCGGCGTCCTCGCTGTCCAGGGACGACGGCCCCCCGTTCTGGAGCTCCAGCAGCGGTGGGGGGCGAGCCCGCACGGCGAGCCGGGCTGCGGCCGCCTTGTAG